In Achromobacter xylosoxidans A8, a single window of DNA contains:
- a CDS encoding GntR family transcriptional regulator → MASPTGAVFEKPGTLRTRVEEFLRASIMDGRIKGGERLREQELCDQLGISRSTLREALRTLEAERLISIEPHRGPTVVRITEKAARDLYALRALLEGYAAHEFARLASDPDVERLRKAVDALHRQAKGSNKSALLAAKRDFYDVLLSGCDNDLVKDMLPGLLSRINLLRATSFARADRLPESMAEIDLIFERIQARDPQGAQSAAQSHIVNAQRTALEVLKRQQQETSDSEGDRPETKGRGSPGAAG, encoded by the coding sequence ATGGCCAGCCCGACAGGCGCGGTATTCGAGAAACCCGGCACCCTGCGCACCCGCGTGGAGGAATTCCTGCGCGCGTCCATCATGGACGGACGGATCAAGGGCGGGGAACGCCTGCGCGAACAAGAATTGTGCGATCAGCTCGGCATCAGCCGCAGCACCCTGCGCGAAGCGCTGCGCACGCTCGAAGCCGAACGCTTGATTTCCATCGAACCGCATCGCGGCCCCACCGTCGTGCGCATCACCGAAAAGGCCGCCCGCGACCTCTACGCCCTGCGCGCCCTGCTGGAAGGCTATGCCGCGCATGAATTCGCGCGGCTGGCGAGCGACCCCGACGTCGAGCGACTGCGCAAGGCGGTGGATGCCCTGCACCGCCAGGCCAAGGGCAGCAACAAGTCGGCCCTGCTGGCGGCCAAGCGCGATTTCTACGACGTGCTGCTGAGCGGCTGCGACAACGATCTGGTCAAGGACATGCTGCCGGGCCTGCTGTCGCGCATCAACCTGCTGCGCGCCACTTCGTTCGCGCGCGCTGACCGCCTGCCGGAAAGCATGGCCGAAATCGATCTGATCTTCGAGCGCATCCAGGCTCGGGACCCGCAAGGCGCGCAAAGCGCGGCGCAGAGCCATATCGTGAACGCGCAACGCACCGCGCTCGAAGTGCTCAAGCGCCAGCAACAGGAGACATCCGACAGTGAAGGCGATCGTCCAGAAACTAAAGGCCGGGGCAGCCCTGGCGCAGCAGGATAG